The genomic segment TTCTCGATCTCATTCGGCGTGCCGTTCTCGCAAGCGAAGTGGTTCCGCGGGCGCGACACCCAGGGGCGGGTGCAGTCCACCTGCCCCGACGAGTCCTGCTGCCGCAAGCCCGACTCGGGCCTGGCCGAACGATGGTCGTCGGCCGCCTGGCCGAGTGCGAAGCTGCACGCGCACATCCTGGCGCCCCTGCCGTCGGGCAAGTTCCCGGGAGTGGACGAGAACGAGGTGTACCAGTTCTTGGAGGCGCACTCTGCTAGCTGACCGTGGGGGCCGTGCTTCGCGCGGCCTCCACGGGCGTCGCCGGTCCCTGACCGGCGCCGCGCGACATGTTCGCGTGCGGTCGCTGCCGCGGCCGCGCGCTCACCTTGGGTCGTCGAGTAGGGCCTGTTGCGTGCCGTGCCGCCCCGTCGTGTGCGAAACGACGGAGTTTCGGGCCCCAGAGCGGAAACGACGGAGCCTCAGCCCGCAGTTCCGCGCCCCCTCCGTCGTTTCGTTGAGCGTCCCAAGTGTTTGGGAAACGAGAGCGCAGGCCGCGGGCCGCGCTCGACGACCCAGGGTGAGGCCGAGGCCGCGTCAGCGACCTCAGCCGAACATGACGCCTCGCGCCGGGCAAGGACCGGCGCGAGCAATGAGCGCCGAGCTACCCGGCAGGGCAGCTCAGCGCGGGCAGTGGCGGGTCGGTACCTAGTCCCGCGCCCCAGGCGGCAGAGCGCCTAGCCCCGCGCCCCAGGCGGCAGAGCGCCTAGTCCCGCGCCCCAGGCGGCAGAGCGCCAAGTCCAACGCCCCAGGCGGCGGAGCGCCAAGTCCCGCGCCCCAGGCGGCGGTACCTAACCGAGCTTCGAGAGCTTGTCGCTGAGGCCCGCACCGTCGGGGGCGAAGACCCAGGGGGTGGCGTTCTCGGCGGGCACCTGGTCGAGTTTCGAGCGACCGCCGGCGAGCACCGCCTCGCTCGTGGAGAGCTGACGGATCGCGATCGCCCGCACGTGATCGGGGTGGTCGAGCGCGAACTCGCCGTAGATCTCCTCGTCGTGCTGCCCGTCGTCGCCGATCAGCACCCAGCGGATGTCGGGGAACTCCACGGCCAGACGCCGCAGATTCGTCTCCTTGTGCTCGCGTCCGCTGCGGAAGAAGCGGTCGTGCGTCGGCCCCCAGTCGGTGAGCAGTAGCGGACCCCGGGGGTAGAGGTTGCGGGAGAGGAACCGCGAGAGCGTCGGCGCGACGTTCCAGGCGCCGGTCGAGAGGTAGATGACGGGGGCTCCCGGATGCTCCGCCATCATCCGTTCGAGGAAGACGGCCATGCCGGGCGTGGGGATGCGTGCGTGCTCGTCGAGCACGAAGGTGTTCCAGAACGCCAGAAACGGCCGGGGCAATGCGGTCACCATCACGGTGTCGTCGATGTCGCAGACCACGCCGAAATCACTGTCGGGAGCGACGATGTAGATCGGAGCCTGCACGGCATCCGAGCCCTCCGTCTGCATGGTGATGGTGTGCCAGCCGGGGTCGAGCTCGACGTCGACGGCGGTGTCGACCACTCCTCCTCGGTCGGCCCGCACGGTGCGCACGATGCCTTCGACCTCGATCGTGACATCCACGTCGCCCACCGGAACACTGGTGAAGCTGCGCCAGCCGCGCACCCGTTCTTCGCGGCGGTGCATCTTGCGGGCGGCGCGCGACCCGGGTTTCGGCTGCTTCGTCAGCAGCACTCGGCCGAGCACCCGGATGCGAGTGGTGGAGCCGTAGCCGGTGTACGGAATGACCGTCGGAAGGTGCCCTCGACGCCTGGCCCACTTCATGCGGACGGCGTGGATCGTGTCGTCGATACGGGCGGCTCGATGCAGCCGAGGTGCCGCGACCATCTTTTCTGGCACGCAGTCAGTCTGTCACGTCTTCCCGACCGGCCGTCGTTCGTGTATGCGACTGCCAGCATGTCGGAACTAGACTTGGGTGTCAGGATTCGGGAAGGAACGGGCGGAGTGTCATTCAACGACCTAATCAACGGAGCGCTCACCTCGACCGGACAGGTTCGCAACGAGCCGGTCCAGGCTCGGAGCAGTGAGCGCATCGGTGCGCTCCTCGACGCAGCGTCGGCCGTGGTGGCCGAAGTCGGCATCGAGCGCCTGACCACAGCGATGGTGGCCGAGCGCGCCGGCGCGTCGATCGGCACCGTGTACCGCTACTTCCCCGACCGCATCGCGGTGCTCAGCGCCATGAGCCTGCGCGGCTTCGAGCGTTTCCTGCGACTCGGGGTCGAGAACCTCGATCGCGCGCGACCCACCACCGTCGACGGCGTGTTCGAATGCCTGATCGACGCCTCCGTGCAGCTGCACCGCACCGAGCCGGGTTACACCTCCATGCGACTGAGCGACGAGATCGCCCTGCCCGACGTGCAAGAAGGCACCGCCGCCGCGCGCATCGCCGGGCCGCTGGCCGCCATCCTGGCCGAAGAGTTCGGGATCGACGACGACGGATTGGCCGCTCGCCTCGACATCGCCCTCACCATCGCCGACGCCCTGCTCGTGCGCGCGTTCCTCGGTGCGCCTGAGGGGAACGAGGCCGCAATTGCGGCGGCTCGCGGGGTGGTTGCGTCTTATCTCGCGGGGACTACCGTTTCGGCTTAGCCAGGTACCCACCGGGCGGTCAGGTCGGGGTGTTGTCGAAACTCTCGACCTTCCAACCGGCGTCGACGGGCGTGAGGTCGGCCCAGCTCGCCGTGGGGACTGTTAGGTCGGCGAGGGTGGGGTTGAGCGAGAGCAGGAGGGGGCGGATGACGGCGTCGTGGGTGACCACGACCACGGTCTCGCCGGCGGCGCGGAGGGCGTCGAGTGCGGGGAGGGCCCGGGCGAGGACGGTGCTGGTCGGTTCGACACCGGGGGCGGCGTCGACACTGCCGAACTCGGCGACCACATCGGACTTCAGGTGGCCCGTCCACGGGCCGTAGTCGCGATCGTTGAACCGCTCGTCGGCGCGGTGGGGCGCACCCACCGCGGCTGCGATGGCCGAGGCCGTGCTGACCGCACGCTGCAA from the Herbiconiux aconitum genome contains:
- a CDS encoding histidine phosphatase family protein; the encoded protein is MTESAPDASTRQTLYLARHGRTALNAAGRLRGLADPPLDETGLAEAARLGEALAREAARPGRQPIVLVLSSPLQRAVSTASAIAAAVGAPHRADERFNDRDYGPWTGHLKSDVVAEFGSVDAAPGVEPTSTVLARALPALDALRAAGETVVVVTHDAVIRPLLLSLNPTLADLTVPTASWADLTPVDAGWKVESFDNTPT
- a CDS encoding TetR/AcrR family transcriptional regulator, with amino-acid sequence MSFNDLINGALTSTGQVRNEPVQARSSERIGALLDAASAVVAEVGIERLTTAMVAERAGASIGTVYRYFPDRIAVLSAMSLRGFERFLRLGVENLDRARPTTVDGVFECLIDASVQLHRTEPGYTSMRLSDEIALPDVQEGTAAARIAGPLAAILAEEFGIDDDGLAARLDIALTIADALLVRAFLGAPEGNEAAIAAARGVVASYLAGTTVSA
- a CDS encoding App1 family protein, whose translation is MVAAPRLHRAARIDDTIHAVRMKWARRRGHLPTVIPYTGYGSTTRIRVLGRVLLTKQPKPGSRAARKMHRREERVRGWRSFTSVPVGDVDVTIEVEGIVRTVRADRGGVVDTAVDVELDPGWHTITMQTEGSDAVQAPIYIVAPDSDFGVVCDIDDTVMVTALPRPFLAFWNTFVLDEHARIPTPGMAVFLERMMAEHPGAPVIYLSTGAWNVAPTLSRFLSRNLYPRGPLLLTDWGPTHDRFFRSGREHKETNLRRLAVEFPDIRWVLIGDDGQHDEEIYGEFALDHPDHVRAIAIRQLSTSEAVLAGGRSKLDQVPAENATPWVFAPDGAGLSDKLSKLG